CGATGTGTTCGACGGTACTGTCTTCGGTCCGGAGCCGAGTGACGTCGGCGATGACGATATCGCCGTCGTAGACGGCGTCTTTGATGTCGATCGCGTCGGCCTGACCGCTGACCTCCGCGATATGGACCTGCATCGTTGCGGCTGCCGACTCAGCCGAAACGTCGTCGAGATCCAGTTCG
This region of Natronobacterium texcoconense genomic DNA includes:
- a CDS encoding cell division protein SepF, with product MGLMSKILGGDQSRTAEDYVELDLDDVSAESAAATMQVHIAEVSGQADAIDIKDAVYDGDIVIADVTRLRTEDSTVEHIVDELRQVAEEVNGDIVRKGDDQMIITPTGVHVSREKLGQ